From Bradyrhizobium sp. NDS-1, the proteins below share one genomic window:
- a CDS encoding sugar ABC transporter substrate-binding protein has product MSGTKDFSTTRRDLLQAAATAGAGAALFGSMGINPALAAEVGRSEKPLKAAFSNAGLQATWCAQGKKAAEFWGKLFNVEVTWFDGQLDAVKQRAAIDNMASQKWDFVAIQAFGIGTLTQPVQKMIDAGTPVIDMDTLIAPLDQINVHSFLAPDNEFMGASVTQALCNAMGGKGKIIMTQGALGHTGAQGRAKGFTSVVKQFPGIEVLDTQPADWDVSKTARLWETYLTKYPQIDAAFFHNDDMALAAANIMKARGRTNILIGGVDAMPPAIQAVSEGRMFATVRNPSCRIHGGAIIAGVSAVVGGEKSGQGIPKNVVTDGPVVTKANAAGMQWMQDHYLI; this is encoded by the coding sequence ATGTCCGGGACGAAAGATTTCTCGACGACGAGGCGCGATCTTCTTCAGGCGGCAGCGACCGCCGGCGCCGGAGCTGCCCTGTTCGGCAGCATGGGTATCAATCCAGCACTGGCCGCCGAAGTCGGACGCAGCGAGAAGCCGCTGAAGGCGGCGTTCTCCAATGCGGGCCTCCAGGCCACCTGGTGCGCCCAAGGCAAGAAGGCCGCGGAATTCTGGGGCAAGCTGTTCAACGTCGAGGTGACCTGGTTCGACGGTCAGCTCGACGCGGTGAAGCAGCGCGCGGCAATCGACAACATGGCCTCGCAGAAATGGGACTTCGTCGCGATCCAGGCCTTCGGCATCGGCACCCTCACCCAGCCCGTGCAGAAGATGATCGACGCCGGCACGCCTGTGATCGACATGGACACGCTGATCGCGCCGCTCGATCAGATCAACGTCCACTCCTTCCTCGCTCCCGACAACGAGTTCATGGGCGCCTCGGTGACCCAGGCGCTGTGCAATGCCATGGGCGGCAAGGGCAAGATCATCATGACGCAAGGCGCGCTCGGCCATACCGGCGCGCAAGGACGGGCCAAGGGCTTCACCTCGGTGGTCAAGCAATTCCCGGGCATCGAGGTGCTCGACACCCAGCCGGCCGACTGGGACGTCTCCAAGACGGCGCGTCTGTGGGAAACGTATCTGACCAAATATCCGCAGATCGATGCGGCGTTCTTCCACAATGACGACATGGCGCTCGCCGCCGCCAACATCATGAAGGCGCGGGGCCGCACCAACATCCTGATCGGCGGCGTCGACGCCATGCCGCCGGCGATCCAGGCAGTGAGCGAAGGCCGCATGTTCGCGACCGTGCGCAATCCTTCCTGCCGCATCCACGGCGGCGCCATCATCGCGGGCGTCTCGGCTGTGGTCGGCGGCGAGAAGAGCGGTCAGGGCATTCCCAAGAACGTGGTCACCGACGGCCCCGTCGTGACCAAGGCCAACGCCGCGGGGATGCAGTGGATGCAGGATCACTACCTGATCTGA
- a CDS encoding sugar ABC transporter ATP-binding protein, protein MSEGRSPILELQGITKSFGGVEALRGVDLALLPGEIHGLVGENGAGKSTLMKIIAGVHTEFSGRFLIDGAETHFRSARDAHAAGIAMVHQELSVAPDLTVAENVFLGNQPTNALGLVQWRRMAREAGEQLARFGIDVNPMSRLGDLPIGLQQLIEIARVLFSGARIVILDEPTSALSPPEVERLFATLRRLREEGTAIVFISHFIEDILRVSDTVTVFRNGRKVAETASAATSKGALIEAMIGRGGEALEHSYTDDLLLPRPSESPVVLKVDQLSLARSLRAVSFEARAGEVLGIYGFMGCGQQELSRILFGKLKPDSGTLLVDGKPKTFASTAAARRAGVALVPESRRDMLFHQEPVYKNISISILDRISSLLLKPAQERDIAQRQVEQLQIRPPVVGLDLGMLSGGNQQKVALAKWLTYPPKLLVLCEPTRGMDVGAKNDVINIVRDLRAKGLAIIVLSTEPETVLSLANRILVLKRGALVREFRNEPVSKDRLLEAA, encoded by the coding sequence ATGTCAGAGGGTCGCTCGCCCATCCTTGAACTGCAGGGCATCACGAAGAGCTTCGGCGGTGTCGAAGCGCTTCGTGGTGTCGATTTGGCGCTCCTTCCCGGCGAGATCCACGGTCTCGTCGGCGAGAACGGCGCCGGAAAAAGCACGCTGATGAAGATCATCGCCGGCGTGCACACCGAGTTCTCCGGCCGCTTCCTGATCGACGGCGCGGAGACGCATTTCCGTTCGGCGCGTGATGCACACGCGGCCGGCATCGCCATGGTGCATCAGGAGCTCTCTGTCGCACCGGACCTGACCGTCGCCGAGAACGTCTTCCTGGGTAACCAGCCGACCAACGCCCTCGGCCTCGTGCAGTGGCGACGGATGGCGCGCGAAGCGGGCGAACAGCTCGCCCGCTTCGGCATCGACGTTAATCCGATGTCGAGACTCGGCGACTTACCCATCGGGCTGCAGCAGCTGATCGAGATCGCCCGCGTGCTGTTCTCCGGCGCCCGCATCGTCATCTTGGACGAGCCGACCTCCGCCCTCTCCCCGCCGGAGGTCGAGCGCCTGTTCGCCACGCTCCGGCGACTGCGCGAGGAAGGCACTGCCATCGTCTTCATCTCGCACTTCATCGAGGACATTTTACGCGTCTCCGACACCGTGACCGTGTTCCGCAACGGGCGGAAGGTCGCGGAGACGGCGAGCGCTGCCACCAGCAAGGGCGCGTTGATCGAGGCCATGATCGGCCGCGGCGGCGAAGCGCTCGAGCACAGCTACACCGACGATCTGCTGCTGCCGCGCCCAAGTGAGAGCCCGGTCGTCCTGAAGGTCGACCAGCTGTCCCTGGCCCGCAGCTTGCGGGCCGTCTCGTTCGAGGCCCGCGCCGGCGAGGTGCTCGGCATCTACGGCTTCATGGGCTGCGGCCAGCAGGAGCTGTCGCGCATCCTGTTCGGCAAGCTGAAGCCGGACAGCGGCACGCTTCTCGTCGATGGCAAGCCAAAGACCTTCGCCAGCACGGCGGCGGCACGGCGTGCCGGCGTGGCGCTGGTGCCCGAGAGCCGGCGCGACATGCTGTTTCACCAGGAGCCGGTCTACAAGAACATCTCGATCAGCATCCTGGATCGCATCTCGTCTTTGCTGTTGAAGCCGGCCCAGGAGCGCGACATTGCTCAGCGTCAGGTCGAGCAGTTGCAGATCAGGCCCCCGGTGGTCGGTCTCGACCTCGGCATGCTCTCGGGCGGCAACCAGCAGAAGGTCGCGCTAGCGAAATGGCTGACCTACCCGCCCAAGCTTCTGGTGCTGTGCGAGCCGACCCGCGGCATGGATGTCGGCGCCAAGAACGACGTCATCAACATCGTCCGCGATCTCCGCGCCAAGGGGCTTGCGATCATCGTGCTGTCGACCGAGCCGGAAACGGTGCTGTCGCTGGCAAACCGCATCCTCGTGCTCAAGCGCGGCGCTTTGGTGCGGGAATTCAGGAACGAGCCGGTCAGCAAGGACCGCCTGCTGGAAGCGGCGTGA
- a CDS encoding globin has product MKASSNPIEISFELAASRCADLTPLVYQRLFDAHPETQAMFRSGGADLVKGSMLALTIEAILDFAGERHGHFRLIACEAASHDAYGTSRELFVAFFTVIRDTLRDLLGDEWSTGIAQAWDTLLVGIDTLSGAAR; this is encoded by the coding sequence ATGAAGGCGTCGTCCAATCCGATCGAAATCAGCTTCGAACTCGCGGCCTCGCGCTGTGCGGATCTCACGCCCCTCGTCTACCAACGCCTGTTCGACGCGCATCCCGAAACGCAGGCGATGTTCCGCTCGGGCGGCGCTGACCTCGTGAAGGGGTCGATGCTCGCGCTGACGATCGAGGCTATCCTCGATTTCGCCGGTGAGCGCCATGGGCACTTCCGGCTGATCGCCTGCGAGGCCGCCTCCCACGACGCCTACGGCACGTCGCGGGAGCTGTTCGTCGCGTTCTTCACCGTGATCAGGGATACGTTACGCGATCTGCTGGGCGATGAATGGTCAACCGGGATCGCACAGGCTTGGGACACGTTGCTCGTGGGCATCGACACACTCAGCGGCGCAGCACGCTGA
- a CDS encoding L-2-amino-thiazoline-4-carboxylic acid hydrolase, translating into MAETIHPFYEVHRAAMEAAMRHRLDLAEPMLRERADLPDFDAIRQEVMNEFALVLAQTPYVGGAANRMSDFFMRLLGFMAISRVLRRHGVPMPVIGDIERETYKAQLLTVPEAERLAAGRQFMSSENKNLLREQAAKSVTKSHRDAFPGDFVYDFVEPGPNDDFEFGINYKACGFCKFAARHGDKDILPNICGLDFDAYATRGIRLERTQTLAGGASHCDFRFSQLPPHGKEGS; encoded by the coding sequence ATGGCTGAGACCATCCATCCCTTTTACGAGGTCCATCGTGCGGCAATGGAAGCCGCAATGCGCCACCGGCTCGACCTCGCCGAACCAATGCTGCGCGAGCGCGCGGACCTGCCCGATTTCGATGCGATCCGGCAGGAGGTGATGAACGAATTCGCGCTTGTGCTTGCCCAGACGCCCTACGTTGGAGGAGCAGCAAACCGCATGAGCGATTTTTTCATGCGTCTCCTGGGCTTCATGGCCATCAGCCGCGTGCTCCGGCGACATGGCGTGCCGATGCCGGTGATCGGCGACATCGAGCGGGAAACCTACAAGGCGCAGTTGCTCACGGTGCCCGAGGCGGAACGTCTCGCCGCGGGACGCCAATTCATGTCGTCGGAAAACAAGAATTTGCTGCGCGAGCAAGCCGCGAAAAGCGTCACGAAAAGCCACAGGGACGCGTTCCCGGGCGATTTCGTCTACGATTTCGTCGAGCCGGGCCCGAATGACGATTTCGAATTCGGCATCAACTACAAGGCCTGCGGCTTCTGCAAATTCGCCGCACGCCACGGCGACAAGGATATCCTGCCGAACATCTGCGGGCTCGATTTCGACGCATACGCGACGCGCGGTATCCGTCTGGAACGGACGCAAACGCTGGCCGGCGGCGCCAGCCATTGCGATTTCAGGTTTTCGCAGCTGCCGCCGCACGGGAAGGAGGGAAGCTAA
- a CDS encoding ABC transporter permease, with protein sequence MASSDTVPAAGARARGLAPFLRSQMRNIAPFLTLIFLTAFFAFASPSFATLDNLGNILTQVSITGIIAVGLTFVILCAEIDLSIAAIANVTGIAVAYFTLQESYVNIANVPLPGAVAILLSILLCALLGLVNALGLTVIGIPSFIMTLAMMQIAAGVSALLVRGQIAYKVPSLITTLGSGSIGGIPWLVIVAAIMLLAGHLVLTYTRFGRYVYMVGGNREAAEYSGLNVKLILGAVMVISAVCSGIGGMLGVAHFGSAQQNEFDTYLLDSIAAVVVGGTSLFGGRGGIGNTIVGLFVLGVLNNGLDHVNIDSFLKILIRGLILLAALVINVYAQRLREKAAE encoded by the coding sequence ATGGCGAGCAGTGACACGGTTCCAGCGGCGGGTGCGCGGGCGCGGGGGCTCGCGCCCTTCCTGCGCTCGCAGATGCGCAACATTGCGCCGTTCCTGACGCTGATTTTCCTGACCGCCTTCTTCGCCTTTGCCAGCCCCTCCTTCGCGACGCTGGACAATCTCGGCAACATCCTCACGCAAGTGTCGATCACCGGCATCATCGCGGTCGGCCTCACCTTCGTGATCCTCTGCGCCGAGATCGACCTCTCGATCGCGGCCATCGCCAACGTCACCGGCATCGCGGTCGCCTACTTCACGCTCCAGGAATCCTACGTCAACATCGCCAATGTGCCGCTGCCCGGCGCGGTCGCAATTCTCCTCTCGATCCTGCTCTGCGCCCTGCTCGGCCTCGTCAATGCGCTGGGGCTGACCGTGATCGGAATCCCCTCCTTCATCATGACCTTGGCGATGATGCAGATCGCCGCCGGCGTCTCGGCGCTCCTGGTGCGCGGCCAGATCGCCTACAAGGTGCCGAGCCTGATCACGACGCTCGGCTCGGGCTCGATCGGCGGCATCCCCTGGCTCGTCATCGTCGCCGCCATCATGCTGCTCGCCGGCCATCTGGTGCTGACCTACACGCGCTTCGGCCGCTACGTCTACATGGTCGGGGGCAATCGCGAGGCGGCCGAATATTCCGGCCTCAACGTCAAGCTCATCCTCGGCGCCGTCATGGTGATCTCGGCGGTCTGCTCGGGCATCGGCGGCATGCTCGGCGTCGCCCATTTCGGCAGCGCGCAGCAGAACGAGTTCGACACCTATCTGCTCGACTCCATCGCCGCCGTCGTCGTCGGCGGTACCAGCCTGTTCGGCGGCCGCGGCGGCATCGGCAACACCATCGTCGGCCTGTTCGTGCTCGGCGTCCTCAACAACGGCCTCGACCACGTCAACATCGACAGCTTCCTGAAGATCCTGATCCGCGGCCTGATCCTGCTGGCGGCGCTGGTCATCAACGTCTATGCGCAGCGCTTGAGGGAGAAAGCCGCGGAGTAA
- a CDS encoding DUF2946 family protein, whose translation MVRRMRARLQKFLPLVLLALVMQVLAPIAACAAAGLAVADPLSAGIICHSASDQGGLSDQTGAPIAHAGACALCCLAQANASLDSPAHAALPIPFRHAERVVWHPADALAIAVHEGSSARARAPPHIS comes from the coding sequence ATGGTTCGGCGGATGCGCGCACGGCTACAGAAATTCCTACCCCTGGTCCTGCTCGCCCTGGTGATGCAGGTGCTGGCGCCGATTGCCGCCTGCGCTGCGGCCGGCCTGGCCGTTGCCGATCCGCTGTCCGCCGGAATCATCTGCCACAGTGCGAGCGATCAAGGCGGGCTGAGCGACCAAACCGGCGCGCCGATCGCGCATGCCGGCGCGTGCGCGCTGTGTTGCTTGGCCCAGGCCAACGCGTCGCTCGATTCGCCCGCACACGCGGCGCTCCCGATTCCCTTCCGTCATGCCGAGCGCGTGGTGTGGCATCCGGCGGATGCGCTCGCCATCGCCGTGCACGAGGGCTCGAGCGCCCGGGCGCGCGCGCCCCCTCACATTTCCTGA